In one window of Temnothorax longispinosus isolate EJ_2023e unplaced genomic scaffold, Tlon_JGU_v1 HiC_scaffold_17, whole genome shotgun sequence DNA:
- the LOC139823730 gene encoding uncharacterized protein, which produces MAKDTPKNMEVDELLDYDFTKFDLSPMTQCDLADDRSIDVRVAGDRLVDDRSAGDRPVDDRSAGDRPVDDRSVGDHPVGDNQPVDRPTISRPAVATISRPAVATISRPAVATISRPAVATISCPAVDRPTTARTSRPAAQRFRISRPAVDHITSRSTVDRPGTSGPAVHHPTDDPIVENESDVPDLQRHRGRRSGVRRQQERFMQFLYQLSSAHYNWGRRNRGRGNYRQ; this is translated from the exons ATGGCGAAAGATACACCGAAAAAT atGGAAGTCGACGAATTACTGGACTACGACTtcacaaaatttgatttaagtCCTATGACTCAATGTGATCTTGCTGATGATCGTTCCATTGATGTTCGTGTTGCTGGTGATCGTCTCGTCGATGACCGTTCTGCTGGTGATCGTCCCGTCGATGACCGTTCTGCTGGTGATCGTCCCGTCGATGACCGTTCTGTTGGTGATCATCCCGTTGGTGATAATCAACCAGTTGATCGTCCTACAATTTCTCGTCCTGCAGTTGCTACAATTTCTCGTCCTGCAGTTGCTACAATTTCTCGTCCTGCTGTTGCTACAATTTCTCGTCCTGCAGTTGCTACAATTTCTTGTCCTGCAGTCGATCGTCCTACAACGGCTAGAACTTCTCGTCCTGCAGCCCAACGTTTTAGAATTTCTCGTCCTGCAGTTGATCATATAACTTCTCGTTCTACTGTTGATCGTCCTGGAACTTCTGGTCCTGCAGTTCATCATCCTACTGATGATCCTATTGTTGAAAACGAGAGCGATGTTCcag aTTTACAGAGACATAGAGGAAGAAGGAGTGGAGTTCGCCGGCAACAAGAACGATTCATGcagtttttatatcaattgtcATCTGCTCACTACAATTGGGGTAGAAGAAATCGAGGTCGAGGAAATTACAGACAATAA